GGACCCGTTATACGACCAGGCGGTCGACGTCGTGCTGAAGAATCGCCGCGCGTCGATTTCGCTGGTGCAGCGGCACCTGCGCATCGGCTACAACCGGGCGGCGCGTCTGCTCGAACAGATGGAGAATTCGGGCGTCGTGTCGGCGATGTCGTCGAACGGCAATCGCGAGATTCTGGCGCCGGCGCGCGAGGCGGAATAGCCGTAGCCGTTGCGTACCGAATTCAATCAAGGGAGAAAAACTATGCAAGCAATCGCGCGGCAGGATGCCCGAGAGCATCAAGCGGGCCGCCTCGGTCAGCTCGCGCGCAAGATCGCGCGCACCGCTGGCAGTGTCGCGATCGGTGCGTCGCTGCTCGTCGCTTCGCATGCGTTCGCGAGCGGCACAGAGCAACTGAAGGCATTCGTCTCGCAGGTCCATTCGGCGCGCGGCACCTTCGTGCAGCAGGAAGTGCGCGCGCCGAGCAAGGCGCAGGGCGCGAGCGGCGCGCTGTCCACCGCGAACCCGGGCAAGCCGAGCACGTCGAGCGGCACGTTCATGTTCGCGCGGCCCGGCAAGTTCGTCTGGCAATATGAGAAGCCTTATTCGCAATTGCTGCAGGCGGATGGCGACAAGCTTTACGTCTACGACAAGGATCTGAACCAGGTCACGGTGCGCGCGCTCGGCAATGCGCTTGGCGCGAGCCCGGCGGCAATCCTGTTCGGCAGCAACGATCTGGACAAGAACTTCACACTGCGCGACGCGGGCGTGAAGGCCGGCATCGACTGGCTC
Above is a window of Paraburkholderia sprentiae WSM5005 DNA encoding:
- the lolA gene encoding outer membrane lipoprotein chaperone LolA — encoded protein: MQAIARQDAREHQAGRLGQLARKIARTAGSVAIGASLLVASHAFASGTEQLKAFVSQVHSARGTFVQQEVRAPSKAQGASGALSTANPGKPSTSSGTFMFARPGKFVWQYEKPYSQLLQADGDKLYVYDKDLNQVTVRALGNALGASPAAILFGSNDLDKNFTLRDAGVKAGIDWLELTPKAKDTQFQRVGIGFKDGNLEAMELHDVFGNVTLLTFSNIQKNPQLPSDAFKFTVPKGADVING